Proteins encoded in a region of the Thermocaproicibacter melissae genome:
- the nrdD gene encoding anaerobic ribonucleoside-triphosphate reductase translates to MVGTIVEKDKITVEGGEASEKELEAYLNHIAEQYPNRKLKYLNVKLDGEYADLSYEFEPVPFERVRRITGYLVGTMDRWNNAKRAEERDRVHHSVSCC, encoded by the coding sequence ATGGTAGGAACAATTGTGGAAAAAGATAAGATTACAGTCGAAGGCGGGGAGGCCTCCGAGAAGGAACTGGAAGCATATCTCAATCATATTGCTGAGCAGTACCCGAACCGCAAGCTCAAATATCTGAATGTGAAACTGGATGGCGAGTATGCCGATTTGAGTTACGAGTTTGAGCCGGTTCCGTTTGAAAGGGTCCGCCGCATTACTGGTTATTTGGTAGGAACCATGGACCGCTGGAACAACGCGAAACGCGCCGAAGAGCGTGACCGCGTCCATCATAGCGTTTCCTGCTGCTAA
- a CDS encoding helix-turn-helix domain-containing protein produces the protein MNDLRLRKQALGTRNLVGARVEMARKNQGMKQKELLAQLQVNGIDMNASGLSKLEGQIRYVTDYELSALANILNVSVDWLLGREEK, from the coding sequence ATGAATGATTTGAGACTGCGCAAACAGGCATTAGGCACTCGCAATTTGGTGGGCGCCCGCGTGGAAATGGCACGCAAAAATCAAGGCATGAAGCAGAAAGAATTGCTGGCTCAACTTCAAGTCAACGGTATTGACATGAACGCTTCCGGTCTTTCTAAACTGGAAGGACAAATCCGTTACGTAACGGACTATGAGCTTTCTGCTCTTGCTAACATTCTGAATGTTTCCGTTGACTGGCTTCTCGGAAGAGAAGAAAAGTAA
- a CDS encoding nicotinate phosphoribosyltransferase has translation MKNKEPIKTNLTMLTDFYELTMANGYFENGFKDKIVYFDMFFRELPDGGGFAIMAGVQQLIEYLNNLTFTEDDIAYLRSCGIFSEEFLSYLANFHFTCDVWAVPEGMPIFPGEPIITVRGPAIQAQFVETMILLTINHQSLIATKANRICRAANGRPVMEFGSRRAQGPDGAVLGARAAYIGGCCGTACTLCGKEYGIPALGTMAHSWVQLFDSELDAFRAYARQYPQNCTLLVDTYNVLKSGVPNAIRVFREEIVPRGYRPAGIRIDSGDITYLSRKARRMLDDAGFPDCKICASNSLDEYIIRDMLTQGACVDIFGVGERMITSSSHPVFGGVYKLCGVEDEEGNVIPKIKISENVTKITTPGFKTIYRLYDNETEKAIADVITLFGEKIDTEHPYVIFDPDFVWKKKTLTNFRAVEIRKQIFRNGRCIVEKRPLKEIREYCFRQVDTLWEEVKRFENPHRYYVDLSPKLWNLKNEMISKYSS, from the coding sequence ATGAAAAACAAGGAACCGATTAAAACGAATCTGACGATGCTTACGGATTTCTACGAGCTCACCATGGCAAACGGATACTTTGAAAACGGCTTTAAGGATAAGATTGTTTATTTTGATATGTTTTTCCGTGAGCTTCCTGACGGCGGCGGCTTTGCCATTATGGCGGGCGTACAGCAGCTGATTGAGTATCTCAATAATCTCACTTTTACCGAAGATGATATCGCTTATCTGCGCAGCTGCGGCATCTTCAGCGAGGAGTTCCTGTCGTATCTTGCCAATTTCCATTTTACCTGCGATGTCTGGGCTGTTCCGGAAGGAATGCCGATTTTCCCGGGTGAACCAATTATCACCGTGCGCGGACCGGCAATACAGGCACAGTTTGTGGAGACGATGATTCTACTCACCATCAACCACCAGAGCTTGATTGCAACAAAGGCGAACCGCATTTGCCGCGCTGCGAACGGAAGGCCTGTCATGGAGTTCGGTTCCCGCCGCGCACAGGGGCCTGACGGAGCCGTCCTTGGAGCTAGAGCGGCGTATATCGGCGGTTGCTGCGGTACAGCATGCACCCTCTGCGGAAAGGAATACGGCATTCCGGCGCTCGGAACCATGGCGCACAGCTGGGTTCAGCTGTTCGATAGCGAGCTGGATGCATTCCGCGCTTATGCGCGCCAATATCCGCAAAACTGCACCCTGCTTGTTGATACTTACAATGTCCTAAAATCCGGTGTTCCAAACGCAATCCGCGTTTTCCGCGAAGAAATTGTTCCCCGTGGGTACCGTCCGGCAGGAATTCGGATCGACAGCGGTGACATCACATACCTGTCGCGAAAAGCCCGCAGAATGCTTGACGATGCTGGCTTCCCGGATTGCAAAATCTGTGCCTCCAATTCCCTTGACGAATATATTATTCGAGATATGCTTACTCAAGGGGCATGCGTTGACATCTTTGGCGTCGGCGAGCGCATGATTACGTCTTCAAGCCATCCGGTTTTCGGCGGAGTCTACAAGCTCTGCGGCGTGGAAGACGAAGAGGGCAATGTGATACCGAAAATTAAAATTAGCGAGAACGTAACAAAGATTACGACTCCCGGTTTCAAAACAATTTATCGTTTATACGATAATGAAACCGAAAAAGCAATTGCCGACGTTATCACGTTGTTCGGCGAGAAAATAGACACCGAGCATCCCTATGTGATTTTTGACCCGGATTTTGTCTGGAAGAAGAAAACCCTTACCAACTTTAGGGCTGTTGAGATTCGCAAACAAATTTTCCGCAACGGACGCTGCATTGTTGAGAAACGCCCGCTAAAAGAGATTCGAGAGTATTGTTTCCGTCAGGTGGATACGCTTTGGGAAGAAGTCAAACGCTTTGAGAATCCGCACCGTTATTATGTGGACCTTTCTCCGAAGCTCTGGAATCTGAAGAACGAAATGATTTCAAAATATTCCAGCTGA
- a CDS encoding LysR family transcriptional regulator, whose amino-acid sequence MTLKQLRYFTTVAEERQITAAAQKLHIAQPPLSHQLAILENELGVLLLKRGPHGVELTDAGELFCRRAKQILDMAASAVREAESFGKGMHGVLSIGAVSSSGGTVPCPEMLAFTKDYPEVRFEIHEGNTYAIIEMLEKGIIDLGVVRTPFQAERFHCCFSRPEPMAAVTTPERSLGGENGVTLEELSRHPLILYRRFEGLIRETFASKGLPLNICCLNDDARTTYTWAMKGFGVGILPLSELTVLNPHGLICRTIQCERLVTQIAVIWEKGRYLSPLARRFVDLFRSGVGKPENCP is encoded by the coding sequence ATGACTCTGAAGCAGTTGCGCTATTTTACAACGGTCGCGGAGGAGCGGCAGATTACCGCAGCAGCGCAGAAATTGCACATTGCACAGCCGCCGCTGAGCCATCAGCTTGCCATACTGGAAAATGAGCTGGGGGTTCTTTTGCTGAAGCGCGGCCCGCACGGTGTGGAACTGACCGATGCCGGTGAGCTGTTCTGCCGCAGGGCAAAACAGATTCTAGACATGGCGGCTTCCGCAGTGCGTGAGGCGGAGAGCTTCGGCAAAGGAATGCACGGGGTGCTTTCCATCGGTGCCGTGTCCTCCTCCGGCGGAACGGTGCCTTGCCCGGAGATGCTGGCTTTCACGAAGGATTACCCAGAAGTGCGTTTTGAAATCCATGAAGGGAATACATACGCAATTATTGAAATGCTGGAAAAGGGAATCATCGACCTTGGCGTGGTGAGAACTCCATTTCAGGCAGAGCGGTTTCACTGTTGCTTCTCGCGGCCCGAACCGATGGCTGCGGTCACTACGCCCGAGCGTTCGCTCGGCGGAGAAAACGGTGTAACGCTGGAGGAACTTTCCCGCCATCCGCTGATTCTTTACCGCAGGTTTGAGGGACTGATTCGCGAGACGTTTGCTTCAAAGGGGCTTCCGCTCAACATCTGCTGTTTGAATGACGATGCCCGTACAACCTACACATGGGCCATGAAGGGCTTTGGAGTGGGAATTCTTCCGCTTTCTGAGCTTACCGTCCTTAACCCGCATGGGCTGATTTGCCGCACCATTCAATGTGAACGTCTCGTGACGCAAATTGCGGTGATTTGGGAAAAAGGGCGCTACTTGTCGCCGCTTGCCCGCCGATTCGTAGACTTGTTCCGCTCCGGTGTTGGAAAACCGGAAAACTGCCCATAA
- a CDS encoding ABC transporter ATP-binding protein, translating to MKKTFLRLFQYVSQYKASLLLAAFSALVSSVCALFAPLLVGRAIDDMVNAEGSRLESVTHVLLLLLLVYFSSNFFLWLLNYLTNKISYRTVNRLRRSLFDKLNTLPLEFYDRNARGDTVSRFINDVDIIADGLLQGFMALLQGVFTILGAIVFMLTLNPWMTLIVILSAPASFFTARFITTHSQKMFKEQASCLGELNGYAEEIIEGHKVVKAFRYEPRAMEKFREINARLYETGVKSQFISSLSNPSTRVVNNIAYTVVGVFGSLAAIRGELTAGGISSFLIYAVLFAKPFNDITNVLAQMQSAAASAQRVFRILDLKPEIPDPEPAVHLESCSGHVEFRDVSFSYTPDQKLIEHFDLDVAPGSSIAIVGHTGAGKTTLVNLLMRFYDVQAGEIRIDGVDIRRMKRDDLRSLFGMVLQDTWLFDGTIRENIAYAKPNATLEEVIRAAKEAGAHGFIRRLENGYDTVISAEGGNISEGQKQLLTIARVMLANPPMLILDEATSNIDTYTEVKIQKAFSALTEGRTSFVIAHRLSTVLTADKILVMDHGRIVESGTHEELLQKNGSYAKLYNSQFRQMNSPE from the coding sequence ATGAAAAAGACTTTTTTGCGATTATTCCAATACGTCAGTCAGTACAAAGCCTCCCTGCTTCTTGCCGCATTCAGCGCACTCGTCAGCTCGGTGTGCGCGCTGTTCGCCCCGTTGCTGGTCGGGCGGGCAATCGACGACATGGTAAATGCCGAAGGCAGCCGTTTGGAATCGGTGACGCACGTGCTTCTGCTCCTTCTGCTTGTTTACTTCAGCTCGAACTTCTTTCTATGGCTTCTCAACTACCTGACGAACAAAATCTCCTACCGTACGGTCAACCGCCTGCGCCGCTCCCTGTTTGACAAGCTGAATACCCTTCCGCTCGAATTCTACGACCGAAACGCACGCGGCGATACGGTGAGCCGCTTCATCAACGACGTTGACATCATCGCAGACGGCCTTCTGCAGGGCTTTATGGCACTTCTGCAGGGCGTGTTCACCATCTTGGGCGCCATTGTATTCATGCTCACTCTGAACCCGTGGATGACTTTGATTGTCATTCTTTCCGCCCCCGCCTCCTTCTTTACCGCGCGGTTTATCACCACACATTCCCAGAAGATGTTCAAGGAGCAGGCGTCCTGCCTCGGCGAACTGAACGGCTATGCGGAGGAAATCATCGAAGGGCACAAAGTTGTTAAGGCCTTCCGCTATGAGCCGCGCGCGATGGAAAAATTCCGCGAGATTAATGCAAGGCTGTATGAAACCGGCGTGAAGTCCCAGTTTATTTCTTCGCTCTCCAATCCATCCACCCGTGTGGTCAACAACATTGCTTACACGGTTGTAGGCGTTTTCGGCAGTCTTGCCGCTATCCGCGGCGAACTGACCGCTGGCGGCATTTCGAGTTTTCTGATTTACGCCGTGCTTTTTGCAAAGCCGTTCAACGACATTACCAACGTGCTTGCGCAGATGCAGTCTGCCGCAGCATCGGCACAGCGCGTTTTCCGCATCCTCGACCTGAAACCCGAAATCCCGGACCCCGAACCTGCGGTGCATCTTGAAAGCTGTAGCGGCCATGTGGAATTCCGCGATGTATCATTCTCCTACACGCCCGACCAAAAGCTGATTGAGCACTTCGACCTTGACGTTGCGCCGGGCAGCAGCATTGCCATTGTGGGCCATACGGGGGCCGGCAAAACGACACTGGTAAATCTTCTCATGCGCTTCTATGACGTTCAAGCGGGAGAAATTCGCATTGACGGCGTTGATATCCGCAGAATGAAGCGCGACGACCTGCGTTCCCTGTTTGGCATGGTTCTGCAGGACACATGGCTGTTTGACGGCACCATCCGGGAGAACATCGCTTATGCAAAGCCGAATGCGACCCTCGAGGAAGTTATCCGCGCCGCCAAAGAAGCCGGTGCCCACGGGTTCATCCGCCGCCTTGAAAACGGCTACGACACCGTGATTTCCGCCGAAGGCGGCAACATTTCTGAGGGACAGAAACAGTTGCTGACCATCGCCCGCGTCATGCTGGCAAATCCGCCCATGCTGATTCTTGACGAAGCGACAAGCAACATTGACACCTACACGGAGGTAAAGATTCAGAAAGCCTTCTCCGCCCTGACCGAAGGAAGAACAAGCTTTGTAATTGCACACCGGCTTTCCACCGTATTGACAGCCGACAAAATTCTTGTCATGGATCACGGCCGCATTGTGGAAAGCGGAACACACGAGGAGCTCCTTCAAAAAAACGGAAGCTATGCGAAACTCTACAACAGTCAATTCCGCCAAATGAATTCTCCAGAATAG
- a CDS encoding calcium-translocating P-type ATPase, PMCA-type: MDWQNLTVEECAKRLSTSTKVGLSARQAERRLREYGANELTPPKKQNLFVRFLAQFCDFMVIILLVAAAISFAVSYWQQDGDYIDSIIILAIVTVNAIIGVIQESRAERAIEALRKMSSPTAHVVRDGKEVVIDASKLVPGDLVVLKAGDLVPADLRITESYDLQVEESALTGESLPVHKVADIVLPPKTPIGDCRNLLFSATAVTGGRGKGIVTETGMHTQVGRIAGMIGSQTPPQTPLQRKLAQTGKYLGIGALVICFAIFVMGLIQHVPPLEMFLISISLAVAAIPEGLPAVVTITLSIGVRRMAAKRAIVRRMPAVETLGSASVICSDKTGTLTMNRMTVAELRNAEGELALGSPEAKRLLRLAALCTDCEITPKGSIRGDPTETAIVRAVSPSDYLHDRNKYRRVMEVPFSSTRKRMTTIHRMEGGGYLAVTKGAPDLLFPLCVSGAAPRQNDIMASKALRVIGVAYRKLDTLPAKAEDAERDMIFAGLIGMEDPPRPEAAAAVETCKRAGIRPVMITGDYAATAAAIAMKLGIAKSTREVLSGSQLDRMSDGELARKIYDYSVFARVSPEHKVRIVRAYQSHGEVVAMTGDGVNDAPALRAADIGCAMGKSGTEVAKSAADMILTDDNFATIVAAVREGRGIYDNIRKTVHFLLSCNIGEILAVFVSFLLRLPLPLAAIQLLWVNLVTDSLPALALGVEPLDPGIMDRKPVRRGESIFSGGMAYNIVVEGCLIGALSLLAYSIGRVFFDVAPGSPIVGRTMGFAVLSLSQVVHTFNVRTERSVFDKQLTPNHKLLPAAILCTLMQAAVIAIPPLGAIFKTSALNLTEWLVVAILSLAPLAVIELEKAVLRIRAEYRKTSRKKLIAG; the protein is encoded by the coding sequence TTGGATTGGCAGAACCTGACCGTAGAGGAATGCGCAAAAAGGCTGAGCACCAGCACGAAGGTCGGGCTGTCCGCCAGACAGGCGGAAAGACGTTTGCGGGAATACGGTGCAAACGAATTGACCCCGCCAAAGAAACAAAACCTCTTTGTCCGCTTCCTGGCGCAGTTCTGCGACTTCATGGTTATCATCCTGCTGGTGGCTGCGGCAATTTCATTCGCTGTTTCTTATTGGCAGCAAGACGGCGATTACATCGATTCCATTATCATTCTTGCGATTGTAACGGTCAATGCGATTATCGGAGTGATTCAGGAAAGCCGCGCGGAACGTGCGATTGAGGCGCTTCGGAAGATGTCCAGCCCCACGGCCCATGTGGTGCGGGACGGAAAAGAAGTCGTCATTGATGCCTCGAAGCTCGTACCCGGCGACTTGGTAGTTCTCAAGGCCGGCGACTTGGTTCCTGCCGATTTGCGGATTACGGAATCGTATGACTTGCAGGTAGAGGAAAGTGCGTTAACGGGGGAAAGCCTGCCCGTGCACAAAGTCGCTGACATCGTTTTGCCGCCCAAAACGCCCATCGGGGATTGCCGTAATCTGCTGTTTTCCGCTACTGCCGTAACGGGAGGCCGCGGCAAAGGAATTGTGACGGAAACCGGCATGCATACGCAGGTGGGTCGGATTGCCGGAATGATAGGCAGTCAGACGCCGCCTCAGACACCGCTCCAGCGAAAACTGGCACAGACGGGAAAATACCTTGGCATCGGCGCACTTGTTATCTGCTTTGCCATCTTTGTTATGGGTTTGATTCAGCATGTTCCCCCGCTTGAAATGTTCCTGATATCCATTAGCCTTGCCGTAGCGGCTATTCCGGAGGGGCTGCCTGCCGTCGTTACCATTACGCTTTCCATCGGCGTCCGACGCATGGCAGCAAAGCGTGCCATTGTGCGGCGTATGCCTGCCGTGGAAACGCTCGGCAGCGCAAGCGTGATTTGCTCCGACAAAACGGGAACGCTCACCATGAACCGCATGACGGTGGCGGAACTTCGCAATGCGGAAGGGGAGCTGGCGCTCGGTTCTCCGGAAGCAAAACGCCTTCTGCGCCTCGCTGCACTTTGCACCGACTGTGAAATTACGCCGAAAGGCAGTATCCGGGGCGACCCAACGGAAACCGCAATCGTAAGAGCGGTCTCCCCGTCGGATTATTTGCACGACCGAAACAAATACCGCCGTGTCATGGAAGTGCCGTTTTCCAGCACACGCAAGCGCATGACGACCATCCACCGTATGGAGGGAGGCGGGTATCTCGCGGTAACAAAAGGAGCGCCGGACCTGCTTTTCCCGCTCTGTGTTTCGGGTGCAGCACCGCGGCAGAATGATATCATGGCGTCGAAAGCCCTGCGTGTTATCGGTGTCGCATACCGCAAGCTGGATACGCTTCCCGCAAAAGCAGAAGATGCGGAACGGGATATGATATTCGCGGGGCTAATCGGCATGGAAGACCCGCCGCGTCCGGAAGCTGCCGCTGCTGTGGAGACCTGCAAAAGGGCCGGCATCCGCCCGGTCATGATTACCGGCGACTATGCGGCAACCGCTGCGGCCATCGCCATGAAGCTCGGCATCGCGAAAAGTACCCGAGAGGTTCTCTCCGGCTCACAGCTTGACCGTATGTCGGATGGAGAGTTGGCACGGAAAATCTATGATTACAGCGTATTTGCGCGCGTATCGCCGGAACATAAGGTTCGTATTGTACGGGCCTACCAGTCACACGGGGAAGTCGTCGCCATGACGGGCGACGGCGTCAACGACGCACCTGCTCTGCGCGCAGCGGATATCGGCTGTGCCATGGGCAAAAGCGGAACCGAAGTCGCAAAATCTGCTGCGGACATGATTCTGACGGACGACAACTTTGCGACAATTGTCGCTGCCGTGCGGGAGGGACGCGGCATCTATGATAATATCCGCAAAACGGTACATTTCCTGCTGAGCTGCAATATCGGCGAAATCTTAGCTGTTTTTGTCAGCTTCCTGCTTCGGCTTCCGCTGCCGCTTGCGGCAATTCAGCTTTTGTGGGTGAACCTCGTCACGGATTCTTTGCCTGCGCTTGCCCTCGGTGTGGAGCCGCTTGACCCCGGCATTATGGACCGCAAACCGGTTCGGCGCGGCGAAAGTATCTTCTCCGGAGGAATGGCGTACAATATCGTCGTCGAAGGCTGCCTCATCGGTGCGCTTTCTTTGCTGGCGTACAGCATCGGCAGAGTCTTTTTCGACGTTGCCCCCGGTTCGCCGATTGTGGGCAGAACGATGGGATTTGCAGTCCTGAGCCTCTCACAGGTTGTGCATACCTTTAATGTCCGCACAGAGCGTTCTGTGTTTGATAAACAGCTTACGCCGAACCATAAGCTGCTTCCCGCGGCGATTCTTTGCACCCTGATGCAGGCTGCTGTCATCGCCATACCTCCGCTCGGGGCAATCTTCAAAACATCTGCGCTGAATCTGACGGAATGGCTTGTCGTAGCGATTCTGTCCCTTGCGCCGCTTGCGGTCATCGAACTGGAAAAGGCCGTTCTGCGCATCCGAGCAGAGTATCGCAAAACCTCCCGGAAAAAACTGATTGCAGGATGA
- a CDS encoding phosphatase PAP2 family protein produces the protein MDVTILNYVQDHCHNRFTDFIFTLLSRLGNGGAVWFSFALYLIVFPHQRQQALMLCFALALSHLISQILKPIIGRPRPFVTYPGKTLLIHTPSGYSCPSGHSATSFAAATILCLAGKQFAIAAFFLAFGIAFSRVFLFVHYPSDTLIGAGLGVACAFLIMLLYQF, from the coding sequence ATGGACGTAACAATTTTGAATTATGTGCAGGATCACTGCCATAACCGATTCACGGATTTCATTTTCACTCTCCTCTCACGGTTGGGAAACGGCGGCGCGGTTTGGTTCAGTTTTGCACTTTACCTTATTGTTTTTCCCCATCAACGCCAGCAAGCGCTGATGCTTTGTTTTGCTCTTGCACTTTCGCACCTCATCAGCCAAATCCTAAAACCGATTATCGGGCGCCCCCGCCCGTTTGTGACATATCCCGGCAAAACACTTCTCATCCATACCCCGAGCGGATACTCGTGCCCATCCGGTCATTCTGCAACCTCGTTTGCAGCAGCCACCATTCTTTGCTTGGCCGGAAAACAGTTTGCCATTGCCGCGTTCTTTCTAGCGTTCGGCATCGCCTTCTCAAGGGTATTTCTCTTTGTCCACTACCCTTCCGACACACTGATTGGTGCAGGACTCGGTGTTGCGTGTGCTTTTCTCATCATGCTGTTATATCAATTCTGA
- a CDS encoding ABC transporter ATP-binding protein, with translation MGKLLVYLKKYRKECIIGPIFKFLEACFELLLPTIMATIINEGVDQKDANYVLQKGGLMILMAVFGYGCALVCQYLAAHASQGFGTDLRNAVFERILSYSFKQSDKFGAPTLTNRITNDINQLQVFVAMMIRLMIRAPFICIGSIIMAFFLDWHLALILLAATPVLAAIIWFITSKTAPLYRSYQKKLDSLGSVLRETLSGIRVIRAFSKTEQQTGRFRASNDDLTENGLAIARISSLFNPMTSMAVNLVIIVLLWQGNIRIQFGNLSQGQIIAFINYANQILLALLVVSNLILIITKSMASAARINEILDTLPDMQSPAVEPSENPDAPAIEFRNVSFGYHKTGEHALENINLTIRRGETIGIIGGTGSGKSTFVSLIPRFYDVTSGTVLVNGVPVEQYPLEKLRAKIGMVPQHALLFTGTVAENISWGYPNASREAVEKAARIAQASEFIEKLPEGYDSKVERGGANFSGGQRQRLTIARALVSDPEILILDDASSALDFLTDANLRRAIRENSRTQTVLLVSQRIGIVRDADRILVFDDGEIVGIGTHRELMQNCETYREICLSQMTDEEAMK, from the coding sequence GTGGGGAAACTTCTTGTTTACTTAAAAAAATACCGAAAAGAGTGCATTATCGGACCAATTTTTAAATTTCTCGAGGCTTGCTTTGAGCTTTTGCTGCCAACGATTATGGCGACGATTATCAATGAGGGCGTTGACCAAAAAGACGCGAACTATGTACTGCAAAAGGGCGGCCTTATGATTCTGATGGCGGTGTTCGGGTACGGCTGTGCGCTCGTCTGCCAATACCTTGCGGCGCACGCTTCCCAGGGCTTCGGAACCGACCTGCGCAACGCCGTGTTTGAACGGATTCTCTCCTATTCGTTCAAGCAGTCCGATAAATTCGGCGCACCGACGCTCACAAACCGCATCACAAACGATATCAACCAGCTTCAGGTGTTCGTTGCCATGATGATTCGCCTGATGATTCGCGCGCCGTTTATCTGCATCGGCTCCATCATCATGGCGTTTTTTCTGGACTGGCACCTTGCGCTGATTCTGCTTGCTGCCACGCCGGTGTTGGCGGCAATTATCTGGTTTATTACCTCCAAGACCGCGCCGCTGTACCGCAGCTACCAGAAAAAGCTCGATTCGCTCGGCTCTGTTCTTCGGGAAACTCTCTCCGGCATCCGCGTCATTCGGGCGTTTTCCAAAACCGAGCAGCAGACGGGCCGCTTCCGTGCATCGAATGACGACCTGACGGAAAACGGCCTCGCCATTGCCCGAATTTCATCTCTGTTCAACCCGATGACTTCGATGGCAGTCAATCTCGTGATTATTGTGCTCCTTTGGCAGGGAAATATCCGGATTCAGTTCGGCAATCTTTCGCAGGGGCAGATCATTGCGTTCATCAACTACGCGAACCAGATCCTTCTGGCGCTGCTCGTTGTCTCCAACCTAATTCTTATCATTACGAAATCCATGGCCTCCGCCGCACGCATCAACGAAATTTTGGACACACTGCCGGATATGCAAAGCCCTGCTGTGGAGCCTTCGGAAAATCCCGACGCGCCGGCAATCGAGTTCCGAAATGTATCGTTCGGGTATCACAAAACCGGCGAGCACGCACTCGAAAATATCAATCTCACGATTCGGCGCGGCGAAACCATTGGCATCATCGGAGGGACAGGCTCGGGGAAATCCACCTTTGTGAGCCTGATTCCTCGCTTTTACGACGTAACCTCGGGAACCGTTCTTGTCAACGGAGTGCCGGTGGAACAGTATCCGCTTGAAAAGCTGCGCGCAAAAATCGGCATGGTGCCGCAGCATGCGCTTCTCTTTACCGGAACCGTGGCCGAAAACATCAGCTGGGGGTACCCAAACGCCAGCCGCGAAGCCGTAGAGAAGGCGGCAAGAATCGCGCAGGCCTCGGAATTTATTGAAAAACTGCCGGAGGGCTATGACTCCAAAGTAGAGCGCGGCGGAGCGAACTTTTCCGGCGGGCAGCGCCAGCGCCTGACCATTGCTCGTGCGCTTGTTTCCGACCCGGAAATTTTGATTCTGGACGACGCCTCCAGTGCGCTTGATTTTCTCACCGACGCAAACTTACGCAGGGCTATTCGGGAAAACAGCAGGACGCAAACGGTTCTTCTTGTGTCGCAGCGCATCGGCATCGTCCGAGATGCAGACCGGATTCTCGTTTTTGATGACGGAGAAATCGTAGGCATCGGCACGCACCGCGAGCTGATGCAGAACTGCGAGACATACCGCGAAATCTGCCTATCCCAGATGACGGACGAGGAGGCGATGAAATGA